A region from the Candidatus Brocadiia bacterium genome encodes:
- the istB gene encoding IS21-like element helper ATPase IstB — MSTKKTTHPQGQTKQFTDNCHYLGLNLLAEEYPQIVDKAGKDTLGYFEFISGIVQAEAAARQQRRTEYLVKNSRLPQPLAMLAGFDFDFQPKLDRRLIMDLASLSFMERQQSILFVGDNGTGKSRLARSLALNACQRGYKTYYTTCSELINDLNAGVYEKTLDKRIRKYINPELLLIDEMGHDRLELQVVKEAHLLFKVIDQRYKDNKPLIFTTNIEEPDWPEFLGDPISTSAILDRIFHHSVIVRIKGPSYRKYQGELLQKEYAENKGENEGPG; from the coding sequence ATGAGCACTAAGAAAACAACCCATCCCCAAGGGCAGACGAAGCAGTTTACCGATAACTGCCACTACCTGGGACTTAACCTTCTGGCCGAAGAGTACCCGCAAATCGTGGATAAGGCAGGTAAGGACACCCTTGGGTACTTCGAGTTTATCAGTGGAATCGTTCAGGCAGAGGCTGCAGCCAGGCAGCAGAGACGCACGGAATACCTGGTTAAAAACAGCCGCTTGCCTCAGCCGCTGGCCATGCTCGCCGGCTTTGATTTTGACTTCCAGCCCAAGCTGGACCGGAGACTTATCATGGATCTGGCTTCTCTCAGTTTTATGGAGAGGCAGCAATCGATCCTTTTCGTAGGGGATAACGGGACCGGGAAATCGCGACTCGCACGAAGCCTGGCCCTGAATGCCTGTCAGCGTGGATATAAAACGTATTACACCACCTGCAGTGAGCTGATCAATGATCTGAATGCCGGGGTGTATGAAAAGACACTGGATAAAAGAATCAGAAAGTATATCAATCCGGAACTCCTGCTGATCGATGAGATGGGCCATGACCGGCTGGAGCTGCAGGTGGTTAAAGAGGCACATCTGCTCTTCAAGGTGATCGACCAAAGGTACAAGGATAACAAGCCGCTAATCTTTACCACGAATATCGAGGAGCCCGACTGGCCTGAGTTCCTCGGGGACCCGATCTCAACATCTGCCATCCTCGACCGGATCTTCCATCACTCGGTCATTGTCCGGATCAAAGGTCCCAGCTACCGCAAATACCAGGGTGAACTCCTGCAAAAAGAATATGCTGAAAACAAAGGTGAAAATGAGGGACCAGGGTAA